cttgtgCAGGCACAATGATGCTGGGCACTGTTTGACGTGATGACCTTACAAGCACTTCTTTTAAGGATGTGATTAATAATCTGTGGTTTGCCATGTTATAACTTGATATCCCACATGGAGGCCACAGACATCTGCTCTCTACCACAGGGTAAATATTCCCAAGGCAGCATCCTGCAGACCTTGCTCACAGCTCACTGAAGTCACTGCAGCAGCTTCCATGAAGTTATGTGGGATCTGGCTAAACCACAGAAGGACCCAAGCagtctgtttgttttctgcacCCTGCAGTTGAGGAAATAGGATACCCACTGGAAAGGTTTCCAGACCTTCACATCAGGACAAATAATGACTCCCAAATCTGACCTTCAGTTTTCACTTAAgtcttgcttatttttctgtcctgaagCTTTTAGGACTCACCTTGTAAAGGGTTCTGCTCTCCTACTGCAGACTGAGCCAATGAGGGGCTCAGGAGTTTTGCAAGCTACAAAATGTACAAGAGCTCACACCTGTGTCCAAGGTGCAAGATATTTTGAAGGGATGTGAACTTCATCACCCTGACATTTCTCTTCAGCACTGCCTGCATTTCCAGTCTTAATCATCCCTGGAGACTGCGTGTTACCAGGTAAAACCTCAGCTCTTGGGTGACGACTCTTGGGTGAAAAACAAGAGCATCAGTGCCCTAAGCAGTGACAGACTGATCAAGGCCGTGTCTCTTCTTCAGACAGAAACACCATCTGTTGATAATGTTGAGTCTGACATCCCTCAAAGCTAGATTTTCCAGGAATTCAGGCTGGCTGGAGTAATGTGATTTATGCTTATGGTAATTAGTATCTCCTCTGGTCTGGCATGCTGCAAGTGGACCATCAGGTGGATATGACAGGCACAGATTAAGTCTGGTTTTGCCAGCTCACAAACCAGCACCAGATCTGTTCCAAAGGGGGTTTGGTCTCCAGGGACTGGTTGAATGGGGACATCACTGAAAATGGTGAAGTTACCAAGATGTGGAATGCTATAAACCATCACTTAACCCATACTAGCTTAGCTTGCCTGCCCTGGGAAATAGATTTTGATGGTCTAAATCACCAGGAGGATGCTTTTCCCCAGGAGGGTGAGGGAAATGAACATGTCTGTACCTGAGAGCATGCTTGCAGCCAGGCTCTGATATTGCCTGTGGCTCAGCTGGGCAGCTGTAACTTGCTCGAGGGAATATTTAAGGGTCTGGATGGACAGGAGGACACTGAGCAGGCCAACAGACTGCCTGGTGATTTGGTTCTCAGTGCATGGACTGATGGTGGTAGTTTACCCAGTGTCAGCAGGTGGCACAGATGGCCATCCTCTTTTTGTGCTTTGCCACCAGAATTGGTTTCAGGGTGGACATGAcatctcattatttttttcctttcacatccAACCATTTCTACTTTTCTTCTTGATCAAAAGCCCACTTCACTGCTGGTTCATGACACCACCTAACTACTATCCTCAGAAACGTCCTTAAATTCACCTCAGACATACTGTCAACAGAAGAGAATAAATGCAGTTCCTTGTTCAAGTGATGTTTCATGTATGGGGCACATATTTCAGTGCTCTGCTGGATCAGGACCTCACTATCATGACTCCTACCCCATCAAGGCTCTTAATTACCTTGGCAGCTAAATGCAGATTGGATGCATTTGTGTTTttctcctggagaagaaaagaaaaatattatgatAGGTAACAGTGTATAAAGTATATTATACAATGCACCTCCTGCTTTCAGCTTATGAGGAGCCAACAGCCCTTTCATCAAATCTCTGACAATACTTCTAAAGAGGAAGGTGCAACACTGGGGACTCCAATGATTTCCCATTTGAAATCATGAGGTAGATTTGCTGATGGACACACTGTGTGTTTTTATCAGATCAACTTTCCTTTGGTCTGACCTGGCTAGCAGAGAGGAACATGGTGTGTCAGAGGAGAATGAACAGGGTGTTTGCCTCCTGGATGATTAAAGCCACATAACTTCAGGCCTGTTCTTCCAGTGGAGTTGTTTGCTAATTAGTTTGCCAGTGGTAACCTTtgagaattaaacatgggaGGCATAATCCTCACTTTaaggtaattaaaaatatttgcccCTCGCTGATAACTGACCTGCTGATTTCCTCCTGTTTGAGAAAGCTGCATAAAAAATTACTGAGCTGTTTGTGTAAGAGGACAGCCATTTGCACAGGTTTCCTCTCTGCTAACTTTCTTCAGCTCAGTTTTTTTAGAAGGTGGCATAGAGAGGAGAAACTTGTTTTAACTTCTGAAAGTctcttttgtgtttgtgtgaAGGGAGAAAAGCAATCTCCAGATcattaaaaacaaccaaagaaacccaaaacaccagaaaatccacaaaaaagaccccacaaaaccaacaacaaaccacaaaggtGCTGTGGAAGTAGATCATCTGCTCAGATGCTGCAAGTCAGGCTGGTGGCACCTGCCTGCTGCCTAACTGAGATCCCTGTTCTGTCCAGGGCCTGAATCCCAAGCACTGGGGCACAATGACAACTCTTAATTCTTTTCTCAGTTTGTCTCCCAGCGGCATCAGCTTCGGATTTCAGCTTCCTCAAGACTGGGTGCAGGAGTCTTGGAATGAGCTGATCATTGGTTGGGTCCATGTCATGTCACAGCTCTGTGAACAGAGGGGCTTGGTGGTTTCAGCTGGGCTGAGTGCCCTACATGGTGAGAAGCTGCCAGCACCCTCAGGAGATGAAAGCTGATGAGGAAATATGGACATTCTTCCTATAGTCTTCAGCTAAAATGGTTATGGGAGATTAATTGGCTGAAAGGGATTGCTGTATGGCATAAGGGGGCATGGGAGCATCTGCTCACAAATCTGGGAACAGCTGACCCAGGTGCTTTAGGTCATGAGGACAGTGCTGCCCAGGATGAGAAAGCTCTTGGGAAGAGCAGAGTAGAAGTAGGAACTATCCCTGCTGAGGTGCAGTGAGGACCTTGGATATTGCAGCTGTCCTGAAGGAGACTGGGCATGAAATGTGGCTCCCAATTGTCTGTCCAGAAAAGCCACTTTTGGTCTATATTCAGGAACAACAAAAGCTTTGCCCCTGACATGAGAACAGTCATACTGGGACCAGGTGAAAAATATCTACCGTACCAGTTATGCTGCTTCAACAAGTACCAATAGCAGAGGCTTAGGTGATGAGGACCTGGGGACCTTGGCAAACCTAGAGCAAGCTTCCCCATTCCCTTTGATGAGACAGAAGCTGCATCTGGGCTGTTGTGTTTGACAGGTCCAGTTGCATCCATGTTTTGGGTCTGAGCACATCAACACTGTTGTTCTCCATGGCAGAATCCTGTGATTTTAATTACACACAGTACAAGGCATCTCCTTTGTGGGTTTAAATCTCTCGCACAGTAATTTCACAGCTGCCTCCAGGAATGACaaatactaatttattttttacctcCTTCTTTCTGTTCTCGATGTAATAGGCAGGTGAACATTGCTGCAGAAATTGGCTTTGTCCTCTTCTGAATTGCCAGAGACAGCAGAGAGCCATAAGGCAGAGCTGCATCCTGCTGTAGTGGAAACTTTCAGAGAAACGTGGTGGCATTTAGAATTGGTTTGGAGCTACAGCAGATTCAGTCTGGCATTTCCTTCCCTTAAGAGgcaattaaaatgtaaatgcacAGAGAGATGCCAGTTCTGGAGACCTCATGAAAATCTGCAGAGGGACATTTCTGGGGTGACCTTTGTCTAATGATCTTATTGGACCATAAACTTCCAGGTGTTCTCTCTCTCCCACATGCTCCTTGCATGATGGGTGTGGATCAATGGACCATatcacaggctgctgctttttggtcCTGTTGTGCTGAGAAGTTGGGCTGCTGGCACACTGCTCTTCTTGTAAGCATGGATGCTGCTCCTCCATTCCCCTCCAGTTTTAGTCACAAGCAAAATCCTTTGAAATGTCTAGGAAAGCATGGAGcatccttctttccctttccaccTTTTCCAGTTATTCCTGCAGAGAGAAACCCCACTCTGGACCAGCACGATATTTAAAGGCTTTGCATGTGGTAGTTACCATCCTGACctgcttcagagcagaaagTGGGGACAGTGAAGCTCAGTCCTTGTGGGTACATCCTTGTGGGTACAAGAATTCTTGAGCTAGATTTCTTAGTACTGTAAACCAGAATCAGGAGCTGACTaatgagaaaaatcaggaaGGTAATTTTGCCCCTCATTCAGAAATTTCTGAATTAAGCTATTTTCTGAATTAATGAGACACTGGGAACAAACAACTTCTCCCacagaaatataatttccaGTCTTTTTTCTAGCCTAATCTTTCCTCTAAAGAAGGGGCTTCCCAGTTCCTGGCAAGTTTGAAATTAGGAGCCAAAAGTCGGGCAAAACCCACTTGGGAATTCATGAAGGCCTGTGAGCTATCAGAGCTCTGCAAAGCAATGAATCTGCTCTGATTTATACCAGTGGGAAACCTAGCCTTTAAGTTTAGTTCTCGAATTAGCAGTTGTGTTAATCATGAGAAGCTGGTCTGCCAGGTCACTGGGGCTCTGTGTGTAAAACTCAGAATTATTGCTTCAGTGGAGCAATATATGTAATGTTTCAGTAAAGCCTTTTTATTAGGTTTACGGATCATTAAGCAGAAAGTGTTATGGAGAGTTGTGCAGCATCCAACCCGAGGTGGGTTCAGCCTTCTTAATCACTGCTTTGTGCAATTAGGGAACAGCTCATAGGCCATTCAGGATTAATTGGCCCCCTTTGGAACCTGAGCACTTTATGGATGTTATTATACAACATGGCAGCAGGGGACTTGAATCAATGACCCTGATGGTCTCTTTCCATCTGACAGCGACTGTTCCTAAACAAACATGGCTTGTATGGCTGTTCCTGGTGAGCTCTGTGGAGTCACACCAAGAATGAGTTCAGCCACTCTGGTTTCTACCCAGCAACAGCCAGCAAACAGGAGACAGCAGTTCTGCTGGCTGTGGAACTGTCTCTCTCAGTTGTGCCACATGGAGATTTTCTCCAGAGAATCTCTGCACTTTCCTGGTGGGGATGAGTGCACTTAGCCATATTGGACCTCATGTGACCAGGCCAGGGAATCCCTAGAGATGACACTTCATCTCTGGAAAGGTTTGGAATGAGATTTActaattatttctttctagAAGCCCAGGCAGTCGACATAGCTGATAAGTACTGCTTTTCTGACACCCTTCTGCCCTCTTGCTCAAGTCACACAGTGTGCTGTTAGCATTACGCCAGCTGAGGGGGAAACAGAGTTGCTTTTCTCAGCAGGGGCTGAACCCCCTTCTGCAAAGCCTGTTTTTGCCTGAGTTTCTAGGATGACCTGCAAGGTGAAATACAATATGGTGCAGTAGAGGATGCAGCTGTATTAAGGGTACTCAGGCTGAAGTAGTGCCTGgagaacagagagaagaaatcagTGTTCATTCCTCTTCAGCAGTTTCTCTCTTTGACCTTTGTTTTTGACCATCTCTCTtacctttctccttctctctctctctctagaGATCATGAAAGTAGCCATTTAAAAGAGAGGGGAGCATGATTCATGTtcagccagctccagcctgaTTGGTGTAGGATTCTTCTGCAATAAGCTGGAGAAGAGCCTCTGCTCAGTTGTAGCTGGCAGCATCCAGGCTGGTTACAGGTGTGTGGGCACAGGGAGCAGATGAgggcatgtgtgtgtgtgccagcaGAGATGAAGCTGTGGAAGGACCACCTATACTCCAGCCAGTGCATACCTCACAGTTTGCCTTGTTTCCCGTGGCCACCAACTCTGCAGCCAGACAGTGATTGGCTTCTTAACACGGGAGCCAAGATCTTCCCTGTGCTTGCAAAAGGCTTTAGTTTCAGGCATGTTTTAGAGCAAAGTACCTCTAAGCACACCTGAGATCTAATTCCCACTTTAAGACCTCAGTCTTGCATCTGAGGATGGGTTTGGGGGTtgggttatttatttttttttttatttgacagcTCCCACACCCTGAACGTTTTCACTTCTGGGAGGTTCTGTCTCAGCATCCCTCACCGATGACCACCCTGAATCCCTCCGGGCTCTAAAGCCACCTTCGGAGcagctgtatttatttgtttgtttgtttgtttattttgtaattaataACACACGTTTCAAAAGCTCTGGCGTTTAAACCatccctgcctctccttctGCAGCAAGAGGAGTCCTCGCAGGCAATTCCCCGGGCGGTGCCGGGCGCTTTGCTCCCCGGAACGGGGCTTGGGCTGCCCCTCGGCGGAGAAGCGCTCcgggtttttttcctctccctcgGGGGTAGGAAAAAAGGGGCTGTTCTGCTCCGGGCATCTCTGACAGCTGAAGGGGGCGGGAGCTGCAGCCTTGAagtagaaaaggaagaagaaaaagaaggcgCGGGGAGAGGGTGAGAGCCGCCGGACAGCGGGGCTGCGCCGTGCTGGGGACCGCGGGTGGGAgaaggaggcaggagaggaTGTGGCCGTGCTGCGATGCTGCTTCTAAACCCCTTTCTGTCTGAGGAGAAAGATATCATCCCCccaagggaaggagggaagaagggaagaaggcaGAAGGTGGCCAAGAGCCTGCTGAGCTCTCCCAGGAACCGACCATGACTCGCCTGGCACCCGAAAGTTTCCCGAGCTCGGTGGAGAGGGAAGACATGTGAGACCCTTGTCCTCCAAGACCGCAGCTGGGCTTCCAGCCCCGGCCCTGCTGGGACTGGCCATGGCTTTGTCATCCCCGACTTAAAGGTGAAGCGGAGACCCTGGAGCATACACTCTCTCCATCACCCTTTCCAGCTCCACGCTCCAGCCCAGGTAAGTGTTCTCTCCCTCCAGGCACCGAGGCGCTCTCTGGTCCTACTGGAGAGTTTCTCGGCACTttgtccaagaaaaaaaagtcttgtgcTTCTCCCGATAGCTAAagggtgtgtttgtgtgtctggGTGCAGGGGTTGGTTAGAGCTGTCTGACTGCAATTTCTGCTTGCTGATTGCTGTCAGTATTTGCTGTGCCATCACGCCTCTGGAAAGCAGACTCATCTGGGGACTGGCAAATAttttggctgtgctgctgtggtgaAACGGTGTGGAAGGATGATAGCTCAATCCCATTGCTACACTTGAGAGGGAAGCATTCTTAGCTGTGCATgttgctggagctgctgggatgaCTTTAAATGATGCTCCTAAAATGCTGCCTGGTTATGTCAGCTTTGAGCTGTCCTTTGAGCCCTAGGAACTCTTAGAGCTGTGAATGAATGTCTCTGCCCCCCTGAGAATATAGGGAGGATGGGATGGATATTCCCCTGGAAGGATTCACTATAACCTCTGGATTTCCATCACTCTAGCTTGGATGTGCAGCTTGGTGTGTGTGTAGCAGAGCTTGGCAGTCGTGCATTTTGAGCTgaaatgtttggaaaagaaaccCTAGCTCTACCCAGTAAGAAAAGAACCTGTTTCACACAGAGAAACCAAAGAgaactttttcctcttctgatgGAGAAGAAGTTGGTAATTTTGGGCAAGGTAatttggctggaaaaaaagctAGGAATTTTTGAACTGGTTAAGGTATCTGAAGTGAATGCAGGAAGGTAAAAGCTACCAGATATCCCGAGGCAGATCAGCAGTGACCCACATCAAAGAATTCTTGTTGCTACAGAAGGGGAGGAGCAGAACCCTTTTCCCCACAGCATCAGCCTATGCTATGTAAGAGAAGAACAAAGATGCTTCTGTTGTACATGGCAGTCAGAACAAAGGTGGACTCGATGTTGTTGCAGGGTCTTATCAGGTAGCAGAAGGTGTAAGGCAacctttggtttgtttttctttatactCCActtctctgctggttttctcATCCCCATTTCATTTGGCTTTTCAACAGGAATCCCCTGTGTATAATTTCTGCTGTGTTATATGGCTATCAAGACAAGAGTAAGCAGTGATCCACTCTCTAAATGTTCCCAGCCTGAGCACACTGTCTTCTATTTACTGTTGGCCACCCTGTGCCACATGTGCATGTCACCTAACGCTTTGGTGGTGCTGCCCTTCAAGGTCTTCTGTCCCCAAGCTGATGGGAGAAGTCCTCACACTATATGGGGTTCCCCTTATGTTCTCCCATGGCACTATTGCTTTCTGTTAGGAAAGGTCCCTTAACCCATATAGATGCTCCAAGCAAAcaggattgaaaaaaaaattttgcctTGGACACAGCAAGGCCAGAACCCTTGTGGTGCAGCTACAGAAAGGGTGTGACAAGCCCCAGAACTGCTCACATGGTTCAAATGAGATTTCAGCCCTGTCTCTAATTTTGACCTCTCCAGCTGGCTCTGTCCCATGGATCTGGGGTCATCTCCATCACATAATATGAAAGAGGCAGATATGGCTTCCTATGCTTTTCCTTGATGCTATCTCAGGAGGCTTGATGTCTCCCTCTCTGACCCCCAGGTGCTTTTATTCCCCACCTAAGGGTCTGCAACACAAACCCTTGTGTTCATGTTGCTGCAGCTTCACTCTTCAGGCAGCACTGCTTGTGTTAGCTATGGCCCTTTGGACTGACAGGTTTATGGATTGCAGCCACAGAGGTATCTGGGGAAGtccaggatgctgggttttGTCACACTGTCTGCTCCCATCTCTGACTTCTTGTGAAGGCTGATACTGATGTGTTTCCAGACACCCAACTCAATGGACCTCTCAGGACACAACGGTGCCTGCCAAGCTACACACATCACTGCTTTAGCCACAGTGCTTTATTTGCAAACTCTCTTTCTCCATTTGCCAGGATGTGGGTAACTGCCATTGCCTGACCAgtcccttggcacaacttgggATCTGTATTCCTGTCCTAGGTGGTCCATAGAGTGGTTGGTGGCTCTTGCAGTCAGGCTGAGGGGTCTTTATCTTTTTGTGACACATCCCTATTTCCATACTGTAGTTCTGGTTCCCTCTCCTTCTGGGAAGTGACCACGAATGCCTGGGAATTGTAACTGTACCCACCCTGATCCCAGCTGGACTGTTCTTTCCTGTTATGTATCCTTCCAGAGGGGATCTGTGGTTCTTTTTTacctgctgggctgagctgtcCTTGGAAGAGCTGCCCTGGGTCATCATTGCCAATGGTGCCTGAACAAGACCTcttgtttccttcctcccctcttaCAACCTGGGGAGGTCAGTGAGGATTTTGCCCAATTTTAACCCCCCATGCTCAGAGAGCTGTAATGCTGAACACAcactgcaaagcagagaaaatgagtTACCAGGGACTGTCTGGCAGCCTTGAAAGCAGCCAGAAACCAGGGGGGTCTCTTTGGAGTGACTACAGGTGACTGATTTGTTGTGCAACAGGTTGAGGCTCCTCTTGAAAACCTCAGTGGCATCACGACCTCTGGTCCCTGCTTTGCCTAGAAGCAGCTGGTTTGTGCATCCCGGAGCCCATCAGCTGCCTGGCTCTCCCAGGAGAGGGAATTCCTGCAGAGTGGAAGCAGGTGAGTGCtgaggggttgggagggagaAACCTGGTGGAGTTATATGATTTAATCATGAAGAACCATGCTGGATTCTTTGCAGTAGGAAGGCCTCTGGCAAGCGAAGGGAAGATCCATGCTGGAGTATCTGCAGCCTCTGTGAACCAACGATTCAGAGTGGCAGCTGTAAGAGCTGGGGTGAGAAccctgcatgtgtgtgtgtgttaagcAGAAGATGTCTTGATGCTGGTCCAGGACCGATGAATGAGGCAGAATCAGGGCTCCAGCTCACATCAGTGTGCCAGGTTCCCAGGACACTGGTGGAGAAACACGCATGGGTGTTAGCCTGGATAAtggaaaaattgcttttatctCTAATTCAGTTCTCCTGAAAAATCTTTGCCTACAGAGAGACTCAGACACCCTCAGGTGAGGAAGGATTTGACCCTCCCATGCGCCTGTGTCTGTCAGCTCCAGCTGATGCCTCACCAAATAGGAACTTCATGGGAAGTTCACTGATGCACTTCATTCAGGTCTAAATAAAAGCCCAAGCCAAGGAAATGAGCTATGACACCAAAGAGAGCTTTGCCTCAGCTGGAGGCATGGGAAAATTTTATAACCTGGGAAACATGTTGAAAATGTGTGGTTGATCCCACTGACATCATTCAGGGTGCTGGGTCATGGTTTGTGggatgttttaatttaattttattttattttttaatttaatggcTGCAGAGTGTTAATAGTACAACAGTGATTCTTGGCTCTTGTGGTAGAAGCCTGTGAAGTATCAATTTTCTTCTGACAACCCTTTTGAAAATGATTTgacagcagaggagggaagaagCTAGTGAGCCAGGCAGGGGTGTAGGAGAGAGCAGACTGCTGTTGTTTGCAATCAGGCTGGGAAGAGAAATGCTCTCCTGCCTCCTGTCTGTAAAATCAAAGGCATCACCAGCAAACTGCTGGCAATTTGGCTTCTGGTAATCTGCCTTTCCAGCAAAGTACAGTGAACACAAATCCAACTCTTTTCACATCCAATAATCTCCTCCATGGAGAAGCTGCTCTGGTCAGACAGGGttctgtgtccctgtgtcccaggCAGGTCTCCACACAGGCTCTTTTCCAGCTTCAGCATCTCAGTTTCCACCAATGCCCATTCAGGTTCCTGGCTCTAACAGTTGGATGCTTTTCTGATCCTCTCCAGGGATTTCAAGGCAGCAGGAGACTGGAGCTGGCCTTCTTAACACAGCCTACACCCTGTGAGGACTAAGTGACATCTGAGCCTCACCTCAACATGTTCAACGAAAAGAGCAGTGCCTCTTTGTCTCAGAAACCCACTCAGAAAAAGACTCGACCTCAGGgcctcccctcccctgctctctgctgtgcttgtgGACTCTGCATCATGCTAGCAGGAATCAACATCACTTTAGTGGGAGCTTTTGCCTTTGGGACCTTCCTCCCTGTCAACAACCCTCCCATCATCATCGGCCCCATCTTGTTAGTGGTGGCTTTCACCTTTTTCGGTGCCTGCTGCATCTGCAGCCGGAGACCCCCAGCTCATGGGGCCAGGAAATCCAAACCAGGTTCCAACATCGGGCTCATCAAACCTGGCAACACAGCCTTTGAAATCGAGACCAGTGAGCACACCGTGCAGGATACCACCGCTGTTCAGCTCAGCCCCACAAATTCCCCCATCTcctcaaaaaaatccacaccGGTTCATGAGAATTCCAAGACTTGCAAGCTCTTCACCATGGAAGGCAATGGCCCAGTGGCCAGGTACACCACGGGAGGAGACACAATACAGCTCAACCTGCCCAGGGACCTGGCAGCATCCTAAAGGCAGGCAGAGCATTGGATAGTAACCAGCCTGATGCTGCAATGGGTGGGCTGGAGATCCACGTTGTACCATCAGCCAGAGGGGTGGGGAAGTTGCTTGTGGAAAACCAGCAGACAGAAAGGTCTCTCGGAACCGGTTTAAGGAAGGTGGATGCAACAGCAGAAAAGTTCAGGTTTTTGCTGTGAAAGGAACATACCCATTACGTGgttttaataagaaaatttaTAAAGATGTTGTTGCGGAAGGATGACTCTCAGTTCCTGGGAATAGAGGGGGTTTCTTGGGGAGCAGATAGGGAGAGGAGAATGAATTAATTTGTGTAGTGGAACATAGAAATCTGATGGCTGGAGGAAGTAGCTGAAAAGTGACAGTTTCTTTCTCAGAAGTGAAGCAATTCATGAACGTAAAAGAAGCAGGAATGAAGGAAATTACAGCTTGCTGTCAGTCAGTCACAAGaagatttcagcatttttagaGGCAGACTTTATGGCAGTAAGGACAAAGCTGTgcattttctactgaaaaaaaaccaacataaagCAGTCTCCTCTCTGCTGGAAATCCTTGCTCCATCTTGCCTTCATTCGGGTGACTTTACCACCTCTTCTAAGAGACAATGAACCTCAAGGATTGTAATTAGTACTGGTATTTTCCTCGTGTTTTAATCAGGTTGTGCTGCAGCTGCGTTGCTCAGTGCATCATGGATTTTGGAAGGTCAGCCAGGCTGGATCCTTGGGGACAAGCTTGTGGAGTAACCAGAGGTTACAGGAGCCTGCAAATGAAATCTTTGGGCAATGATTATGTGCTGAATGTGAGGCagctttctttctgtcttttttgtgGCACGCTGGCCTGAGACACACATCAGCTTGGGGCAAATAACTGTATGGGCTTCAGCATAGGTGTGACTCTATCTCCTTCCCTGGAGTGTCTGTGAGATCCATTGGGCAATCAGGACTGGATCTTCTTGCTGCAGGAAACTGTTTCAATGTGCTTGCAAACTGAAGGGCTGagtttgcagaagaaaatttatcAAGACCTGTTCAACATAAAGACACCACCTCTGCCTCGGGCAGACCATGACCTGATGGATTGTTGCTGGAAAGGCAGCAATGTGTTCTCCCTGGGTGACCCTGGGTGGGAAGATGGGGCTGTGCTCATGGGCCTTTGCTCTGACTCCTGCAGGGGCTCTTCATGTGTTTTGTGAGATAtgggagcaggggtggggaAGGACAAGGACAGCCATGCTTGGCAGGGCCAGTATGTgaggaggcagaagcagcagagtggATTTTGGGTAGGAAAACCTGCCTTTATGAAAATTCTGGAtttaaaatgggtttttttgcattttgagaGACCAGAAAGTCACGTGGACGCATGATTGATTGTACCAGAGCTTTCCAAAGGCCCAGCTAGCCCAGCATCCCATTTCTGACAAGGTCTGGAGAAGAGCGTAAGGACAGGACAAAACCAACATGTTTTTGCCCAAAATGCTCTCAGCCTCCAGTGTGCTATTGGGAGCTTCTTGAGCTGGAAGTGGTACCTGTAGTGAGTAGCTCTGAATGGATTTCTTCATCATGACACAACCCATTTACACCTTGAATGCCTCTCAGCTTTCAGAGTCTGTGATCTTGCAGCAGGGAGTTCCACAGTTTAACAAGGAGGGTCTGAAGTGGAAAGACTGTGGGAGGGGGAGAAATTGTGACACAGCCAAGGCTCCTCTGGGCCACCAGCAgccctctgcatggccaggctATGGAAGGTGCATGGCTGGTGTGCTGGGTTAAGAGGTGGCACGTGGTGGTgtgggagagatggagagaaaagCCATGGTGCTCTACAGCCCATGCATGAGGTGTCCTGGTTGCTCTGGGGAGGTGCTGTGGAGCTGATGGCCCCTTTGTAAGCTCAGGTAGGATGTCACATTTCATTCTTTAATGAGAAGTAACCAATCTCTCTGTCTTAGTGTGGGTCCTCCTTGAGTGCTCCAACACTTTGCCTTCCTAAGCATCTCCATCTCCACCAAGGAATTACATCAGAGGGATTCTAGCAGAGCTGCTCTACCTGCcaggaggggctgcagcaggatgaAGGATGTTGGTATGGACCTGGGAAAGTGTGGGTTCAATTCCTTGGTAGAGCCTCCAGGTCCTGGGCGAATCAATTCATTGTGCTactgctcagctccctgcttgtgcaagagaggaaaatacctgctcccagctctgcttagAGCTGCTTTAAAGATGAACACATTGCCAAGCAACAGGGTTGGTATCAGCACACCTGAGTCTGGAGATTGCTTGAAGGTGGATGGGGCTGTAGAGTTTGATCTCTTTATGATCCTTTGGAGCTTATTTcca
The genomic region above belongs to Heliangelus exortis chromosome 8, bHelExo1.hap1, whole genome shotgun sequence and contains:
- the TMEM275 gene encoding transmembrane protein 275, which translates into the protein MFNEKSSASLSQKPTQKKTRPQGLPSPALCCACGLCIMLAGINITLVGAFAFGTFLPVNNPPIIIGPILLVVAFTFFGACCICSRRPPAHGARKSKPGSNIGLIKPGNTAFEIETSEHTVQDTTAVQLSPTNSPISSKKSTPVHENSKTCKLFTMEGNGPVARYTTGGDTIQLNLPRDLAAS